A single genomic interval of Ruminococcus sp. NK3A76 harbors:
- a CDS encoding acyltransferase family protein, protein MRKHYIDNIRWSAISVLIIYHAAMAFNTWGEPNYITLHGSRAVISIVVFQSPFLMPLLFLLAGVSTKYSLCRRTAAEYIKERVTKLLIPLTIGTLMIMPVMTYLADRFNCGYSGSFVLHYKVFFTKLTDMTGADGGFSVGHLWFLAYLFVISCLFIATSGLQKRINTAVLKSSRHPTVMILLAGLPIIVFHELLSIGGKSILEYL, encoded by the coding sequence ATGCGAAAGCACTACATTGACAATATCAGGTGGAGCGCTATAAGCGTTCTTATAATATACCACGCAGCTATGGCATTCAACACATGGGGCGAGCCCAACTACATCACCCTGCATGGCAGCCGTGCCGTTATCAGCATAGTCGTTTTTCAAAGCCCTTTTCTTATGCCGCTGCTGTTTTTGCTGGCTGGGGTGAGCACTAAGTATTCATTATGCAGGAGGACGGCCGCCGAATACATAAAAGAGCGTGTCACAAAGCTGCTTATACCTCTTACTATCGGAACATTGATGATAATGCCGGTAATGACATACCTTGCCGACCGCTTCAACTGCGGATATAGCGGCTCGTTTGTCTTGCATTACAAAGTGTTCTTCACAAAGCTCACGGACATGACAGGTGCTGACGGTGGGTTTTCTGTCGGGCATCTATGGTTTCTGGCATATCTGTTTGTGATATCCTGCCTTTTCATTGCCACATCAGGGCTGCAAAAAAGGATAAACACAGCCGTCTTAAAAAGCAGCAGACACCCGACCGTGATGATACTGCTTGCCGGGTTGCCAATCATAGTATTCCACGAGCTGCTGTCTATCGGCGGC
- a CDS encoding MBL fold metallo-hydrolase, with protein MRSKTITELKYSNTNTYLITGKKGSLLFDTGWAGTFPLLCRALGEKKLRLQDIDCLLISHFHPDHMGIAQQIADSGVTIAVADVQQGFLHSSDHVFEKENNTQFIPIDDSKVRVITIDTSRSFLSGLGIDGELIHTPGHSDDSISLWLKSECALFVGDLNPLYELEVHKGTQIEQSWNTLLALEPKTVYYGHAKPAQPDSRAAQKPGLSGKDTYALVKRITKMVDKGYTAEDIEQKTGADRVFIQDVARMYLTHQNVSVQGILDRIEIKGR; from the coding sequence ATGCGCTCAAAAACGATAACAGAGCTTAAATATTCAAACACCAACACATATCTTATCACCGGCAAGAAAGGCAGCCTGCTTTTTGACACAGGCTGGGCAGGGACTTTCCCTTTGCTTTGCCGGGCGCTTGGCGAGAAAAAGCTGAGGCTGCAGGATATTGACTGCCTGCTGATATCGCACTTTCACCCCGACCATATGGGCATAGCGCAGCAGATAGCAGACAGCGGCGTGACTATAGCAGTCGCAGATGTGCAGCAAGGCTTTTTGCACAGCAGCGACCATGTATTTGAAAAGGAGAACAACACACAGTTTATCCCGATAGACGACAGCAAAGTGAGGGTGATAACAATTGATACCAGCCGCAGCTTTCTTAGCGGGCTCGGCATCGACGGCGAGCTGATACACACCCCCGGCCACAGCGACGACAGCATATCGCTATGGCTCAAAAGTGAGTGTGCGCTGTTTGTGGGTGATCTAAACCCTCTCTACGAGCTTGAGGTGCACAAGGGCACGCAGATAGAGCAAAGCTGGAACACGCTGCTTGCACTTGAGCCGAAGACAGTTTACTACGGCCATGCAAAGCCTGCACAGCCTGACAGTCGGGCGGCTCAGAAGCCCGGACTTTCCGGCAAGGATACATACGCACTTGTCAAAAGGATAACCAAGATGGTAGACAAGGGATATACTGCCGAGGATATAGAGCAAAAGACCGGGGCGGATAGGGTGTTCATTCAGGACGTTGCGAGAATGTATCTGACACATCAGAACGTAAGCGTTCAGGGCATTCTTGACAGGATAGAGATAAAGGGAAGATAA
- a CDS encoding anti-sigma factor antagonist (This anti-anti-sigma factor, or anti-sigma factor antagonist, belongs to a family that includes characterized members SpoIIAA, RsbV, RsfA, and RsfB.), with protein sequence MGMTITHTLDNGILTVSLGGRIDTTNAAEAEEKALAAVSQSGASKLILDMSELEYISSAGLRVLMKLRKLSDEPPQMINVSSQIYDILETTGFTELFEVSKKKREISVDGCEIIGKGFYGTVYRIDDETVVKVYESADSLAMIQNEKRLAKTALIAGVPTAISYDIVKVGNSYGSVFELLNARTLNDVLREDTSRVVEITKQYAQFLKLVNSQTVPEGRLNSSKQQFLGYLERIKDCLSSDMYERLKMLLDSVPEQHNVIHGDAQMKNIMVVDNDPMLIDMDTLSEGHPIFDLQSVYVTYFAFGEDYHQNSMEFLGMPHEVVEQVWQNFIGFYFDTEDDARITELRDKITIAGCVRFLFLININPDYQRELYDIRTRHTLERLEKLIYKYDTLLFD encoded by the coding sequence ATGGGAATGACAATAACACACACACTTGATAACGGGATACTGACTGTCAGCTTAGGCGGCAGGATAGATACTACAAACGCAGCAGAGGCCGAGGAGAAGGCGCTTGCGGCCGTGTCGCAGAGCGGTGCTTCAAAGCTGATACTTGATATGTCAGAGCTTGAATATATATCAAGCGCAGGCTTAAGAGTGCTCATGAAGCTGAGAAAGCTCTCAGACGAGCCGCCGCAGATGATAAACGTATCTTCTCAGATATATGACATACTCGAAACGACCGGCTTTACCGAGCTGTTTGAGGTGTCAAAGAAAAAGCGTGAGATAAGCGTTGACGGCTGCGAGATAATAGGCAAGGGCTTCTACGGCACTGTTTACAGGATAGATGATGAAACGGTGGTCAAGGTCTATGAATCGGCCGACAGCCTTGCTATGATACAGAATGAAAAGCGCCTTGCCAAAACAGCGCTTATAGCAGGCGTGCCTACTGCGATATCCTATGATATCGTCAAGGTCGGCAACAGCTACGGCTCGGTGTTCGAGCTGCTTAATGCGAGGACGCTCAACGACGTGCTGAGAGAAGACACCTCCAGAGTGGTGGAGATAACAAAGCAGTATGCGCAGTTTTTAAAGCTCGTCAACAGCCAAACTGTGCCTGAGGGCAGGCTCAACAGCTCGAAGCAGCAGTTTCTGGGCTACCTTGAAAGGATAAAGGACTGCCTGAGTTCGGATATGTACGAGCGCCTGAAAATGCTTCTTGACAGCGTGCCGGAGCAGCACAACGTCATTCACGGCGACGCTCAGATGAAAAACATTATGGTCGTAGACAATGATCCTATGCTCATTGATATGGACACCCTTTCTGAAGGGCACCCGATATTTGACCTGCAATCGGTTTATGTAACATACTTTGCGTTCGGTGAGGATTACCACCAAAACAGCATGGAATTCTTGGGTATGCCCCATGAGGTGGTAGAGCAGGTGTGGCAGAACTTCATAGGCTTCTACTTTGACACAGAGGACGATGCCCGCATAACAGAGCTGCGTGACAAGATAACGATAGCCGGCTGCGTGAGATTTCTGTTTTTGATAAACATAAACCCCGACTACCAGAGGGAGCTCTACGATATACGCACCAGGCATACGCTTGAGCGCCTTGAAAAGCTGATATACAAATACGACACACTGCTTTTTGACTGA
- a CDS encoding glycoside hydrolase family 3 protein: MSEIILDWNKYLDKAAEVCAEGAVLLRNEGGVLPISRNDRIAVFGRIQLNYYKSGTGSGGMVNVSKVTGVVDGLKELGAKIDDELLETYKAWVGDNPFELGEVWGGEPWSQKEMPLSDELVSAAADRSDIAVVIIGRTAGEEQDNTADEGSFLLSKGERDMLKTVRKHFAKVAVLLNVGNTIDMSFVDDFSPDAVMYIWQGGMTGGLGAAKVLLGDVSPSGRLPDTVAYSITDHPSDKFFYGKEKNCYGEDIFVGYRYFETFAKDKVRYPFGAGLSYTDFEVSAKGSADAANGTVLITAGVKNTGIAGGKNSVLVYCSAPQGSLGKPARVLCGFDKTKTLAPGESDTLKIEIPFSAFASYDDSGVSGHAYAWVLEKGCYRFYAGGDVRSAQEVFSFELDEDVVTEQLSQTLAPVESFERMVGGGDEPRFEPVPLSKNSEEEKRLSHLPKALAQTDGEIKLTDVVSGKNTLSEFISQLTDDDLCCLVRGEGMCSPKVTPGTAAAFGGVSERLSKLGVPCGCCSDGPSGMRLDCGTKAFSLPNGTLIASTFDKALVEELFALTGLEMSANKVDCLLGPGMNIHRHPLNGRNFEYFSEDPFLTGSIAAAELKGLHSAGVEGTIKHFSANNQETNRHNIDSVVSERALREIYLRGFEIAVRQGNARSIMTTYGKLNGLWTAGSYEQNTELLRDQWGFDGFVMTDWWANINRRGGDADKSDLAAMVSSQNDVYMVVADSVSNPDNLKAALADGSLTRGELQRSAENILSFLMGTHAMERIIGTGDTVKVINKPDDDTDENAGSEVFELDGKTVIDLTNVKTGRNSQYSFTLDVRKLGFHTFKLTASSKASKTAQMNVTIYSLGTPFGTFTYNGTDGEPVSFTTGNVPLFSRYSIIRLHFSLGGLDLISLEVENVQPF, from the coding sequence ATGTCTGAAATAATTCTTGACTGGAATAAATATCTTGATAAGGCCGCAGAGGTCTGCGCCGAGGGCGCAGTGCTGCTAAGAAACGAGGGCGGCGTGTTGCCGATCTCACGCAATGACAGGATAGCAGTCTTTGGGCGGATACAGTTAAATTACTATAAGAGCGGCACAGGCTCGGGCGGCATGGTGAATGTTTCCAAGGTCACAGGCGTTGTTGATGGGCTCAAAGAGCTCGGCGCAAAGATAGATGATGAGCTGCTTGAAACATACAAGGCCTGGGTCGGTGACAACCCCTTTGAGCTCGGCGAGGTGTGGGGCGGTGAGCCCTGGTCGCAAAAGGAGATGCCGCTTTCGGACGAGCTTGTGAGCGCAGCCGCAGACCGCTCGGATATAGCTGTAGTCATCATCGGCAGAACAGCCGGCGAGGAGCAGGACAACACGGCAGACGAGGGCTCTTTCCTGCTATCAAAGGGCGAGCGTGATATGCTTAAAACCGTCAGAAAGCACTTTGCCAAGGTGGCAGTGCTCCTTAATGTCGGCAATACTATAGATATGAGCTTTGTTGACGACTTCTCGCCCGATGCTGTGATGTATATCTGGCAGGGCGGTATGACAGGCGGCCTGGGCGCTGCAAAGGTGCTTCTCGGTGACGTTTCTCCGAGCGGCAGGCTCCCTGACACCGTCGCATACAGCATCACAGACCACCCGTCTGATAAATTCTTCTACGGCAAGGAGAAAAACTGCTACGGCGAGGATATTTTTGTAGGCTACAGGTATTTCGAGACATTTGCTAAAGACAAGGTGCGCTACCCGTTCGGCGCAGGGCTGTCGTATACTGATTTTGAGGTCAGTGCTAAAGGCAGCGCCGATGCCGCAAACGGCACAGTTTTGATAACTGCCGGTGTTAAGAACACAGGCATCGCAGGCGGCAAGAACTCGGTGCTCGTTTACTGCTCTGCCCCTCAGGGGAGCTTAGGCAAGCCTGCAAGAGTGCTATGCGGCTTTGACAAGACAAAGACCCTTGCCCCGGGCGAGAGCGATACATTAAAGATAGAGATACCCTTCTCGGCCTTCGCTTCGTATGACGACAGCGGCGTATCAGGCCATGCATATGCGTGGGTGCTCGAAAAGGGCTGCTACCGCTTCTATGCAGGCGGCGATGTGAGAAGTGCACAAGAGGTCTTCTCGTTTGAACTTGATGAAGATGTGGTGACAGAGCAGCTCAGCCAGACGCTTGCCCCGGTCGAGAGCTTTGAGCGAATGGTCGGCGGCGGTGATGAGCCACGCTTTGAGCCTGTGCCGCTTTCCAAAAACAGCGAGGAGGAAAAAAGGCTCTCGCATCTTCCCAAGGCGCTCGCACAGACAGACGGTGAAATAAAGCTTACAGATGTAGTAAGCGGCAAGAATACTCTGTCGGAGTTTATTTCGCAGCTTACTGATGATGACCTCTGCTGCCTTGTGCGTGGCGAGGGAATGTGCTCGCCTAAGGTCACACCCGGCACTGCTGCGGCATTCGGCGGCGTGTCAGAAAGGCTATCAAAGCTCGGTGTTCCCTGCGGCTGCTGCTCTGACGGCCCGTCGGGAATGAGGCTCGACTGCGGCACAAAGGCTTTCAGCCTGCCAAACGGCACGCTTATCGCTTCTACCTTTGACAAGGCGCTTGTAGAGGAGCTTTTCGCACTCACAGGGCTTGAAATGTCCGCCAACAAGGTAGACTGCCTGCTCGGCCCCGGCATGAATATACACCGCCACCCACTGAACGGCAGAAATTTTGAGTATTTCTCGGAAGACCCTTTCCTGACCGGCAGCATAGCCGCCGCAGAGCTTAAGGGTCTGCACAGCGCCGGCGTGGAGGGAACTATCAAGCACTTTAGCGCCAACAATCAGGAAACAAACCGCCACAACATCGACAGCGTCGTTTCCGAAAGAGCGCTGCGTGAGATATATCTGCGTGGCTTCGAGATAGCCGTCAGGCAGGGGAATGCACGCTCGATAATGACTACCTACGGCAAATTAAACGGCCTGTGGACTGCCGGCAGCTATGAGCAGAACACAGAGCTGCTGCGTGACCAGTGGGGCTTTGACGGCTTTGTCATGACCGACTGGTGGGCAAATATCAACAGGCGTGGCGGCGATGCCGACAAGTCAGACCTTGCGGCTATGGTCTCGTCGCAGAATGACGTATATATGGTCGTTGCCGACAGCGTGTCAAACCCCGACAACTTAAAAGCCGCCCTTGCTGACGGCTCCCTTACAAGGGGCGAGCTGCAGCGCTCGGCTGAGAATATTCTATCATTCCTTATGGGCACGCACGCCATGGAGCGTATCATCGGCACAGGCGACACGGTGAAGGTGATAAACAAGCCCGACGACGACACCGACGAAAACGCCGGCAGCGAGGTGTTCGAGCTTGATGGCAAGACTGTGATAGACCTTACCAATGTAAAGACCGGCCGCAACAGCCAGTATTCATTCACGCTTGATGTCAGGAAGCTCGGCTTCCACACTTTTAAGCTGACAGCCAGCTCAAAGGCCAGCAAGACAGCCCAGATGAACGTGACAATTTACAGCCTCGGCACACCGTTTGGCACATTCACCTACAACGGCACCGACGGCGAGCCTGTGTCGTTCACGACAGGCAACGTGCCGCTGTTTTCACGCTACTCGATAATCAGGCTGCATTTCAGCCTTGGCGGCCTTGACCTTATAAGCCTTGAAGTCGAGAATGTCCAGCCCTTCTGA
- a CDS encoding ABC transporter ATP-binding protein/permease, with translation MLQVKNIKKQYRTGELVQQALDDVSLNLRDCEFVSILGPSGSGKTTLLNVIGGLDRYDDGDLVINGISTKLYKDKDWDAYRNHTIGFVFQSYNLIPHQTVLANVELALTIGGISGSERRERAKKALEEVGLGQQLHKKPNQMSGGQMQRVAIARALVNDPDILLADEPTGALDSETSIQVMELLKKVAEKRLVVMVTHNPELAEQYSTRIVRLKDGKIIDDSDPFVPENEQPAENKRIGKAKMGFATSLALSFNNLRTKKGRTLLTAFAGSIGIIGIALILSLSTGVNKYIDKIQRDTMSSYPITITAQAMKIDSLFDLGDTGSDKDKTENKDGAVYASYEELEAENETNSLLMENDLTAFKKYLDDPDSEIHKYLGENGIVYNYDVSFEVFTHDMNGKLLNTNASPEKKKGALTGGESPADLMASLTGSKSSGADNFSELMKGAGKDPVSAVITDGYDVVYGDWCKEYNEVVLVLDNNNSVSIKSLYQLGVISADEYNEAAELIKNGKDGPEKQFDYKDICGKSFYLVPACDRYEKKDNGTFEMINELDESKLLKNAIELKITGVVKKNDKATETIDTAMAYTSLLTENIINHSNESDIIKAQEASKDTNVLTGRPFDAADDAAKTATAKDYINSLDINDLTSLITMASYMGYVDADAVSGSADADPKAMAQQPDMSKMLETMISGDKGNDFLLYVYDQYLAGATYDDNMKEFGKVSFDAPSSISIYTDSFENKNKVSECIEDYNKNVDDDKKITYTDYVKLITSGITTIVDSISYVLIAFVAVSLIVSCIMIGIITHISVLERTKEIGILRALGASKRNVSQVFNAETFIIGFCAGALGIIVTELFIIPINMVISKLADTTDVKAQLPIISAVVLILISMGITVLGGLIPAKKAAKKDPVIALRTE, from the coding sequence ATGCTTCAGGTGAAGAATATCAAAAAGCAGTACCGGACAGGTGAGCTCGTTCAGCAGGCGCTCGACGATGTAAGCCTTAACCTGCGTGACTGCGAGTTTGTATCTATCCTCGGCCCTTCGGGAAGCGGTAAGACCACCCTTCTAAACGTCATAGGCGGCCTTGACAGATACGACGACGGTGACCTCGTCATCAACGGCATATCCACAAAGCTCTATAAGGATAAGGACTGGGATGCTTACCGTAACCACACTATCGGTTTTGTTTTCCAGAGCTATAACCTTATCCCTCACCAGACAGTGCTCGCAAATGTTGAGCTCGCACTCACTATCGGCGGCATCTCGGGCAGCGAGAGGAGAGAGCGTGCTAAAAAGGCTCTCGAAGAAGTAGGCCTCGGCCAGCAGCTGCATAAAAAGCCCAACCAGATGTCGGGCGGCCAGATGCAGAGAGTCGCTATAGCCCGTGCGCTTGTCAATGACCCGGATATACTCCTTGCCGATGAGCCCACCGGTGCGCTCGACTCGGAAACATCTATCCAGGTAATGGAGCTTCTCAAAAAGGTCGCAGAAAAGCGCCTTGTTGTTATGGTAACACATAACCCCGAGCTCGCTGAGCAGTATTCGACCCGCATAGTAAGACTTAAGGACGGTAAGATCATAGACGACTCTGACCCGTTCGTTCCCGAAAATGAGCAGCCTGCTGAGAACAAGAGGATAGGCAAGGCTAAAATGGGCTTTGCGACCTCGCTCGCACTCAGCTTCAATAACCTGCGCACCAAAAAGGGCAGAACGCTGCTCACGGCTTTCGCAGGCTCTATCGGTATCATAGGTATAGCGCTCATTCTTTCGCTGTCTACCGGTGTAAATAAATACATCGACAAGATACAGCGTGATACGATGAGCTCGTATCCTATCACCATTACCGCACAGGCCATGAAGATAGATTCACTGTTTGACCTGGGCGACACAGGCAGCGACAAGGATAAAACAGAAAACAAAGACGGCGCAGTTTACGCAAGCTATGAAGAGCTTGAAGCCGAGAACGAGACGAATTCTCTGCTTATGGAGAACGACCTTACCGCCTTCAAGAAATACCTCGATGACCCCGACAGCGAGATACACAAGTACCTCGGCGAAAACGGCATAGTTTATAACTATGATGTCAGCTTTGAGGTGTTCACACATGATATGAACGGCAAGCTCCTCAATACAAACGCAAGCCCCGAAAAGAAAAAGGGTGCTCTGACAGGCGGCGAGAGCCCTGCTGACCTTATGGCATCGCTCACAGGCTCAAAGAGCTCGGGCGCTGATAACTTCTCAGAGCTTATGAAGGGTGCCGGCAAGGACCCTGTAAGTGCTGTTATTACCGACGGCTATGACGTGGTATACGGTGACTGGTGTAAGGAATACAACGAGGTTGTGCTCGTGCTTGATAACAACAACTCGGTTTCCATCAAGTCGCTCTATCAGCTCGGCGTTATCTCCGCTGATGAGTATAACGAGGCAGCAGAGCTTATCAAGAACGGCAAGGACGGCCCCGAAAAGCAGTTTGACTATAAGGATATCTGCGGAAAGAGCTTCTACCTTGTTCCTGCCTGCGACAGATACGAGAAGAAGGACAACGGCACATTTGAAATGATAAACGAGCTTGACGAGAGCAAGCTGTTAAAGAACGCTATCGAGCTCAAGATAACGGGTGTTGTAAAGAAGAATGACAAGGCTACCGAGACTATTGATACGGCAATGGCTTATACATCACTTCTTACAGAGAATATCATCAACCACTCGAATGAGAGCGATATAATCAAGGCTCAGGAGGCAAGCAAGGACACAAACGTGCTCACAGGCAGGCCCTTTGATGCGGCAGATGATGCAGCTAAGACAGCAACTGCCAAGGACTACATAAACAGCCTTGATATAAACGACCTTACAAGCCTTATCACAATGGCTTCTTATATGGGCTATGTAGATGCAGACGCTGTGTCAGGCAGCGCAGATGCTGACCCGAAGGCTATGGCACAGCAGCCCGATATGTCAAAGATGCTTGAAACGATGATAAGCGGCGACAAGGGCAACGATTTCCTGCTCTATGTTTACGACCAGTATCTTGCAGGCGCTACATATGATGACAATATGAAGGAATTCGGCAAGGTGAGCTTCGATGCTCCTTCCTCTATCAGCATCTACACTGACAGCTTTGAAAACAAGAACAAGGTCAGCGAGTGCATCGAGGACTACAACAAGAACGTTGACGACGACAAGAAGATAACCTACACCGACTATGTAAAGCTCATCACATCGGGTATCACAACTATCGTAGACTCTATCTCATATGTACTTATCGCATTCGTTGCGGTATCTCTGATAGTTTCCTGCATCATGATAGGCATTATCACTCACATCTCCGTTCTTGAAAGAACAAAGGAGATAGGTATACTCCGTGCGCTCGGCGCTTCAAAGAGAAATGTTTCTCAGGTGTTCAATGCAGAGACATTCATCATCGGCTTCTGCGCAGGTGCTCTTGGTATCATCGTCACCGAGCTGTTTATCATACCTATCAATATGGTCATATCAAAGCTTGCTGATACTACTGATGTCAAGGCACAGCTCCCCATTATCTCGGCTGTAGTGCTCATACTCATAAGCATGGGTATCACAGTTCTCGGCGGTCTTATCCCTGCTAAGAAGGCAGCAAAGAAAGACCCTGTAATAGCACTCAGAACAGAGTAA
- a CDS encoding radical SAM protein: MQGAFDLQNYLTAGVERIVSEAVRATLKNPMESAFMLRFSAASVAASKKRRKAEDRGEHIPPFLIASITSSCNLHCAGCYSRCNHATVDSEPVKQLTDDEWQNVFDEAEQLGISFILLAGGEPMLRRGVIEAAGRRQNILFPIFTNGTYLDEKYLELFGKRRNLVPIMSIEGDREHTDERRGKGIYDKLISNMDEIKKRGLIFGASVTVTTKNYRQVTSQEFLDSLSERGCKAVIFVEYVPVTEQSKELAPTDTEREFMQSEIKRLRETHPEMVYISFPGDEKSSGGCVAAGRGFFHINSHGGAEPCPFSPFSDINVKTSSLREAMNSPLFKKLRDEGFLLEDHDGGCILYEKRELVEQLIN, from the coding sequence ATGCAGGGGGCTTTTGATCTTCAGAATTATCTTACCGCAGGCGTGGAGCGCATAGTTTCCGAGGCGGTCAGGGCAACTCTTAAAAACCCGATGGAAAGTGCATTTATGCTGAGATTCTCGGCGGCGAGCGTGGCTGCTTCAAAGAAGCGCCGCAAGGCTGAGGACAGGGGAGAGCACATACCCCCGTTTCTGATAGCGAGCATCACGAGCAGCTGCAACCTGCACTGTGCAGGCTGTTATTCACGCTGCAACCATGCGACAGTTGACAGCGAGCCTGTAAAGCAGCTGACCGACGACGAGTGGCAGAATGTCTTTGACGAAGCCGAGCAGCTTGGCATCAGCTTTATACTGCTCGCAGGCGGTGAGCCGATGCTGCGGCGAGGGGTGATAGAGGCGGCAGGCAGGCGGCAGAATATCCTTTTCCCGATATTTACAAACGGCACATATCTTGACGAGAAGTATCTGGAGCTTTTTGGCAAACGCCGCAACCTTGTACCCATAATGAGCATCGAGGGCGACCGTGAGCACACTGATGAAAGGCGTGGCAAGGGGATATACGACAAGCTCATCTCCAACATGGACGAGATAAAAAAGCGTGGGCTGATATTCGGCGCATCGGTGACTGTCACCACAAAGAATTACAGGCAGGTCACATCGCAGGAGTTTTTGGACAGCTTGTCTGAGAGGGGCTGCAAGGCGGTCATTTTCGTCGAGTATGTCCCCGTGACCGAGCAAAGCAAAGAGCTTGCACCGACCGACACCGAGCGTGAGTTTATGCAGAGCGAGATAAAGCGGCTGAGGGAGACTCACCCCGAAATGGTGTACATATCATTCCCCGGAGACGAGAAAAGCTCGGGCGGCTGCGTGGCGGCAGGCAGAGGATTTTTCCACATCAACTCCCACGGCGGCGCAGAGCCGTGCCCCTTCTCGCCGTTCTCGGATATAAATGTAAAGACATCTTCACTAAGAGAAGCGATGAATTCGCCGCTGTTTAAAAAGCTGAGGGATGAGGGCTTCCTGCTCGAAGACCACGACGGCGGCTGCATATTGTACGAAAAACGAGAGCTGGTCGAGCAGCTCATAAACTGA
- a CDS encoding site-specific integrase, which produces MIFEKGIEEQTATDSRISFDPYAEYVIRIKEQAGLAASTALNYSYHRKRLAPFIGHIKLKDLTPIVLNKAYTDMINAGISKKYVRELHTFVHTVLGMAFKEGLIPRNYASAATPPKKIRPEVEALSEEQLSAFFKALYADEKNYVYQVFFSLLLASGCRIGELCALSWDNVDFENNRIHICKHFVLDKSGRHVEDGCKTTAGERWLYMDNSIMKMLTAYRMLWIKQAMEHGSKWNVFTRAVFVSPNKQGDYLSPNTVREWLRRFLEKNKIKRIHPHQFRHTAISLQLQAGISVPDVSKRAGYARPDVTLSIYAHTLKNNDVHCCEAVTKVLPDMPKHKTG; this is translated from the coding sequence GTGATCTTTGAAAAGGGGATAGAGGAACAGACTGCAACTGATTCAAGAATAAGCTTTGATCCATACGCTGAATATGTGATAAGAATAAAAGAGCAAGCAGGATTAGCGGCATCAACAGCATTAAATTATAGCTATCATCGAAAGCGTTTAGCTCCGTTTATCGGACATATCAAGCTTAAGGATCTCACACCGATAGTCTTGAACAAAGCATACACGGATATGATAAATGCAGGAATCTCAAAAAAATATGTTCGTGAACTGCATACGTTTGTGCATACGGTTTTGGGTATGGCATTTAAGGAAGGGCTTATCCCTCGCAACTATGCAAGTGCTGCTACTCCACCCAAAAAGATACGACCCGAAGTTGAAGCGCTTTCTGAAGAACAGCTTTCGGCTTTTTTCAAAGCATTATATGCTGATGAAAAGAATTATGTCTATCAGGTGTTTTTCAGCTTATTACTTGCATCGGGCTGCCGTATCGGAGAGCTATGCGCATTATCGTGGGATAATGTTGATTTTGAAAATAACCGAATACACATCTGTAAGCATTTTGTGCTTGATAAAAGTGGAAGACACGTTGAAGACGGATGTAAAACTACAGCAGGAGAGCGCTGGCTGTATATGGATAACAGCATTATGAAAATGCTGACAGCCTATAGAATGCTCTGGATAAAGCAAGCTATGGAGCATGGAAGTAAGTGGAATGTTTTTACAAGGGCGGTATTTGTATCTCCAAATAAGCAGGGGGATTATTTGAGCCCCAATACTGTCAGGGAATGGCTGAGGAGATTTCTTGAAAAGAATAAAATAAAAAGAATACATCCTCACCAATTCAGGCATACGGCTATCAGCCTGCAACTTCAGGCAGGAATAAGTGTACCGGATGTATCCAAACGTGCAGGTTATGCCCGGCCCGATGTTACACTCTCAATATACGCCCACACGCTCAAAAACAATGATGTACATTGCTGTGAAGCCGTTACCAAAGTGCTCCCGGATATGCCAAAGCACAAGACAGGATAA
- the mobC gene encoding plasmid mobilization relaxosome protein MobC, with protein MKIARKNKTLRRKEIVYSAEEWAQIEEKAKTCHLKTATFIRAMSLNGKIKVVDLKELAPLLNGMRVISRNINQVAKKANETCSIYAEDMRKIKAAQDELSSILTKFICNCEWNDV; from the coding sequence ATGAAAATAGCAAGAAAAAACAAAACGCTCCGCCGCAAGGAGATAGTGTATTCGGCGGAGGAATGGGCACAAATTGAGGAGAAGGCTAAGACTTGTCACTTGAAAACTGCGACCTTCATAAGGGCGATGTCGCTGAATGGGAAGATAAAAGTTGTTGACCTAAAAGAGCTTGCACCTTTGCTGAATGGTATGAGGGTCATATCAAGAAATATCAATCAGGTGGCGAAGAAAGCAAACGAAACGTGCAGCATTTATGCCGAGGATATGCGAAAGATAAAAGCGGCGCAAGACGAGCTTAGCAGTATCCTCACTAAATTCATTTGCAATTGCGAGTGGAATGATGTATAG